Proteins encoded in a region of the Tubulanus polymorphus chromosome 10, tnTubPoly1.2, whole genome shotgun sequence genome:
- the LOC141911640 gene encoding uncharacterized protein LOC141911640, producing the protein MQVGYKHCSNGFVYNSSLRCLYNTDQYGSVTPCRDYSHLLNCDSFVCPSGYFKCPDSYCLAAEFVCDGQPNCPDKEDEQKCDEFVCPGMYRCSSTEQCVRLDEMCDGKTHCPNNDDERFCDFIIPRACTGYGYSVFCESADLTRIPPDGRYAASRSLDLFNNTRLVLDNSTFRPFVYLTHLDLRLCGITQLSEGVVSYLVNLIFLDLRRNPLAILKSGSLSDLGNLRILHLYDNRDLTPVCFSGFARYDA; encoded by the exons ATGCAAGTTGGATATAAACACTGTTCGAATGGTTTCGTTTACAACTCGTCGCTGAGATGTTTGTACAATACGGATCAGTACGGTTCTGTGACTCCGTGTCGAGACTATTCACATCTCTTAAACTGCG ACAGTTTTGTTTGTCCTAGCGGATATTTCAAGTGTCCCGACAGCTACTGCCTCGCAGCCGAATTCGTCTGTGACGGGCAACCGAATTGTCCCGATAAAGAAGACGAACAAAAATGTG ATGAGTTCGTCTGCCCGGGTATGTACCGGTGTTCTTCGACTGAACAGTGCGTGCGACTGGATGAAATGTGCGACGGTAAAACTCACTGTCCGAATAACGACGACGAACGATTCTGCGACTTTATCATTCCTCGTGCTTGTACCGGTTACGGGTATTCGGTATTTTGTGAATCAGCTGATTTGACGCGAATCCCTCCCGATGGCCGGTACGCGGCGTCTCGTTCCTTAGATCTATTCAATAATACTCGACTCGTTTTGGACAACTCGACGTTCAGACCGTTCGTTTATTTGACCCATTTAGATCTGAGGTTGTGCGGCATCACTCAGTTATCCGAAGGCGTCGTCTCGTATCTGGTGAATCTAATTTTTCTCGATTTACGTCGGAATCCGCTGGCGATTCTTAAATCAGGCAGTTTGAGCGATCTCGGTAACCTTCGTATTCTACACTTGTACGACAACAGAGATCTGACA CCGGTATGTTTTTCGGGCTTCGCTCGTTACGACGCCTGA
- the LOC141911641 gene encoding G-protein coupled receptor GRL101-like, with product MRIDVLRVSMWLVGSVAVVGNLLAILIRLIFSGSPSANSRLTVSLAVSDFFMGFYMYIIASADSYYRGTYILYDESWRNGWLCHLAGFLASLSSEVSMFMLLIMSLDRFVAVVFPLSRMKLTPSRALFGIAISWLAGVVLAAIPLLPIDYFGGGFYSRSGVCLSLHLTSEKRPGWEYSVAVFIGMNFVGFMIIACCYAWMYRAMSRSLQTARRQTKCQKKEVAVARKMMLIVLTDFCAWMPIIVLGMLAVSGQVTIPSDVYAWIAVFVLPINSAINPILYTIAGLRSIRTFD from the exons ATGCGTATTGACGTATTACGGGTCAGTATGTGGCTGGTCGGTAGTGTCGCCGTGGTCGGGAATCTACTTGCAATATTGATTCGCCTTATCTTCTCTGGTTCGCCATCGGCTAACAGTCGGTTGACGGTCAGTTTGGCGGTTTCTGACTTTTTCATGGGtttttacatgtacataatCGCCAGTGCTGATTCGTATTATCGGGGTACGTACATTCTTTACGATGAGAGTTGGAGGAACGGATGGTTGTGTCATCTGGCCGGGTTTCTCGCTAGTCTATCCAGCGAAGTATCCATGTTCATGTTACTGATCATGTCCCTCGACAGATTCGTTGCAGTTGTTTTCCCGCTTTCGCGAATGAAACTGACGCCTTCGCGAGCGCTGTTCGGAATTGCTATCTCGTGGCTAGCCGGAGTTGTCCTTGCCGCTATTCCTCTTTTGCCTATTGATTATTTCGGAGGAGGGTTTTACTCGCGTTCCGGAGTTTGTTTGTCTCTACATCTGACCTCAGAGAAACGGCCCGGTTGGGAGTATTCGGTAGCTGTTTTTATCGGGATGAATTTTGTAGGTTTTATGATTATAGCGTGTTGTTACGCGTGGATGTACAGAGCCATGTCTCGGAGTCTACAAACAGCACGTCGTCAAACTAAGTGTCAAAAAAAGGAGGTGGCCGTTGCGAGAAAGATGATGCTGATTGTTCTAACTGATTTCTGCGCTTGGATGCCGATAATCGTTCTCG GCATGCTGGCTGTTAGCGGACAGGTAACCATACCGAGTGACGTGTACGCGTGGATAGCCGTTTTTGTACTGCCGATAAACAGCGCTATAAATCCGATACTGTACACGATAGCCGGGCTGCGATCCATCAG GACGTTCGATTAA